One region of Streptomyces davaonensis JCM 4913 genomic DNA includes:
- a CDS encoding TetR/AcrR family transcriptional regulator encodes MAGRSGEPEVIWARPERTGRGPRPAYTRGDIAAAAVRVADADGLDAVSMRRVAAEIGCGTMSLYNYVPRKVDLYELMVDLVSGEYDLSRAPAGDWRADLMDLAHQARGIMRRHPWVIRVMSSVYSISPNALRVLDWTLAALEGLDVPPGTKLELFGMVNGSVMTFVANEQAVAERTRSEPWSAEREQAVRGAYMVSQVATGAYPHLAALFAQGVAPVDDPEAAFDRMLRRLLESFAPQ; translated from the coding sequence ATGGCGGGCCGGAGCGGCGAACCCGAGGTGATCTGGGCGCGCCCCGAGCGGACGGGGCGGGGCCCCAGGCCCGCGTACACCCGTGGCGACATCGCGGCGGCGGCGGTGCGGGTCGCCGACGCGGACGGCCTGGACGCGGTCTCGATGCGGCGGGTGGCGGCCGAGATCGGCTGCGGCACGATGTCGCTGTACAACTACGTGCCCCGCAAGGTCGACCTGTACGAGCTGATGGTCGACCTGGTCAGCGGCGAGTACGACCTGTCCCGCGCCCCCGCCGGTGACTGGCGTGCCGACCTGATGGACCTTGCCCACCAGGCCCGCGGCATCATGCGGCGGCATCCCTGGGTGATCCGGGTGATGTCCTCCGTCTACAGCATCAGCCCGAACGCCCTGCGCGTCCTCGACTGGACCCTGGCCGCCCTGGAGGGGCTCGATGTGCCGCCGGGCACCAAGCTGGAGCTGTTCGGGATGGTCAACGGCTCGGTGATGACCTTCGTCGCCAATGAGCAGGCGGTGGCCGAGCGGACCCGCTCCGAGCCGTGGTCGGCGGAGCGGGAGCAGGCCGTGCGCGGGGCGTACATGGTGAGCCAGGTGGCGACGGGCGCGTATCCGCACCTGGCCGCGCTGTTCGCGCAGGGCGTGGCCCCGGTGGACGATCCGGAGGCGGCCTTCGACCGGATGCTGCGCCGGCTGCTGGAAAGCTTCGCGCCCCAGTAG
- a CDS encoding type ISP restriction/modification enzyme codes for MPTVTHDDAPLLADLMPWSVAPVRVGRGWPTGPDAGCLKARWDALMKAEGPDREALLEPSRSRTLYSAVGQLPGRTGGTEKLVRASGPCPEPVRVLYAPFDEQWLIPDHRLIDSARPELWRVADAQQTFVVETPGKLIATSLLPLLRPGRVRPLYRRPGGNEPNLAPGLSDHLASRLGLTPDPADLLAWTLATARPDLTVPLTADAGLWSRGVELGHRLLWLMRRDGDRPKLPGGRRPYVRAPLPGRPLTLLYDAEEETLHLDEGRVSPVPPAAWEYEVDGVRVLEQWFAARTAETAEPGTLAAVRPPTWPQTWTSELLELITVLALLAELRPQQEELTFTAPITATELHRAGVLPVPDAARRPASVLDHHEEGPEGQFALI; via the coding sequence ATGCCCACCGTGACGCACGACGACGCTCCGCTGCTCGCGGACCTCATGCCGTGGTCCGTCGCACCGGTCCGGGTGGGCCGGGGATGGCCGACGGGGCCCGACGCGGGCTGTCTGAAGGCGCGCTGGGACGCCTTGATGAAGGCCGAGGGGCCCGACCGGGAGGCCCTGCTGGAGCCCAGCCGCTCGCGGACGCTGTACTCGGCGGTGGGTCAACTGCCGGGGCGGACCGGCGGTACGGAGAAGCTGGTCCGTGCCTCGGGGCCGTGCCCGGAGCCGGTGCGGGTGCTGTACGCGCCCTTCGACGAGCAGTGGCTGATCCCGGACCACCGCCTCATCGACTCGGCGCGTCCCGAGCTGTGGCGGGTGGCCGACGCGCAGCAGACGTTCGTGGTCGAGACGCCCGGCAAGCTGATCGCGACTTCCCTTCTCCCGCTCCTGCGTCCGGGGCGCGTCCGCCCCCTCTACCGTCGCCCCGGTGGCAATGAACCGAACCTCGCCCCGGGCTTGTCGGACCACCTGGCGAGCCGCCTCGGACTGACCCCTGACCCGGCCGACCTCCTCGCCTGGACGCTGGCGACGGCCCGCCCGGACCTCACGGTCCCGCTCACCGCGGACGCCGGACTCTGGTCGAGGGGCGTGGAATTGGGCCACCGCCTGCTCTGGCTGATGCGCCGCGACGGAGACCGCCCCAAACTTCCGGGCGGTCGCCGTCCGTACGTCCGCGCCCCGCTCCCCGGCCGCCCACTGACGCTTCTTTACGACGCCGAGGAGGAGACCCTGCACCTGGACGAGGGTCGCGTCTCCCCGGTGCCGCCGGCGGCCTGGGAGTACGAGGTGGACGGCGTCCGGGTCCTGGAGCAGTGGTTCGCGGCACGTACGGCGGAGACGGCGGAGCCGGGCACCCTGGCGGCGGTCCGCCCGCCGACCTGGCCGCAGACCTGGACCTCCGAACTCCTCGAACTGATCACCGTATTGGCACTGCTGGCCGAACTGCGCCCACAGCAGGAGGAGTTGACGTTCACCGCGCCGATCACGGCAACGGAGCTGCACAGGGCGGGAGTTCTCCCGGTACCGGACGCGGCCCGCCGACCGGCGTCGGTCCTGGACCACCACGAAGAGGGCCCGGAGGGTCAGTTCGCGCTGATCTGA
- a CDS encoding GntR family transcriptional regulator: protein MTSFAPDSIVLNRKLPLWYQVSQSLRASILGRRPQDPLRLPTEEQLAGHYGVSVLTMRQALKELEDEGLITRHRRRGTFIEPHVQRGAPVRLLGSVDAIVAQQSGMAARMLDHGKGPVPAELVEYFPDLDEVATYHRLRSDEKTGEPTNHARNFIRPELAERVDLADLARWPMTKVLRDVVGADISRITDTVEARLADPETARLLEVPLLSPILHYTGVTYDSDGRVLDVAVIHYRGDRFSFTVTLEAN from the coding sequence GTGACCTCCTTCGCCCCGGACTCCATCGTCCTCAACCGCAAGCTGCCGCTCTGGTACCAGGTCTCGCAGTCGCTGCGGGCCTCGATACTCGGCCGCCGCCCCCAGGACCCGCTGCGCCTGCCCACCGAGGAGCAGCTGGCCGGGCACTACGGCGTGAGTGTGCTGACCATGCGGCAGGCGCTGAAGGAGCTGGAGGACGAGGGGCTGATCACCCGCCACCGGCGCCGGGGCACGTTCATCGAGCCGCATGTGCAGCGCGGGGCGCCGGTGCGGCTGCTGGGCTCGGTGGACGCGATCGTGGCCCAGCAGTCGGGGATGGCGGCCCGGATGCTGGACCACGGGAAGGGGCCGGTGCCGGCGGAACTCGTGGAGTACTTCCCGGATCTGGACGAGGTGGCCACGTATCACCGGCTGCGCAGCGACGAGAAGACGGGCGAGCCGACCAACCACGCCCGAAACTTCATCCGGCCCGAACTCGCCGAGCGGGTCGATCTGGCGGACCTCGCGCGATGGCCGATGACGAAGGTGCTGCGGGACGTCGTGGGGGCGGACATCAGCCGGATCACGGACACGGTGGAGGCGAGGCTGGCGGATCCGGAGACGGCTCGGCTGCTCGAAGTGCCGCTGCTGAGCCCGATCCTGCACTACACGGGCGTTACGTACGATTCGGACGGACGTGTGCTGGATGTGGCTGTCATCCACTACCGGGGCGACCGTTTCTCCTTCACGGTGACCCTGGAAGCCAACTAG
- the hmgA gene encoding homogentisate 1,2-dioxygenase, whose protein sequence is MSGDARKTAEGLSYLLGFGNEHTSEAVPGALPEGRNSPQRAPLGLYAEQLSGSAFTEPRSHNRRSWLYRIRPSAAHPAFTRMDNGALRTAPFTESVPDPNRLRWNPLPDPATGTDFLAGLWTLGGNGDATQRAGMAVHLYSANTSMDRVFSDADGELLIVPERGGLLLRTEFGLLHAEPGHVALIPRGVRFRVELLDATARGYVCENYGAPFQLPDLGPIGANGLANARDFQAPVAAYEDVEGPVEVVNKYCGNLWRATYGHSPLDVVAWHGNHVPYVYDLRRFNVIGTISYDHPDPSIFTVLTSPSDTPGLAGVDFVVFAPRWLVGEDTFRPPYFHRNVMSEYMGLIEGAYDAKAEGFVPGGGSLHNMMSAHGPDRETFDRASAAELRPQKIDDGLAFMFETRWPVTLTPHAAGADHLQHGYDDVWQGLERHFRPLH, encoded by the coding sequence ATGAGCGGGGACGCGCGGAAGACCGCGGAGGGGCTGTCGTACCTCCTCGGTTTCGGCAACGAGCACACCTCCGAGGCGGTGCCCGGCGCCCTTCCGGAGGGCCGCAACTCACCGCAGCGCGCACCCCTCGGGCTCTACGCCGAGCAGCTCAGCGGATCGGCGTTCACCGAGCCGCGGTCCCACAACCGCCGCTCCTGGCTGTACCGCATCCGCCCCTCGGCGGCCCACCCCGCCTTCACCCGCATGGACAACGGCGCCCTGCGCACCGCGCCCTTCACCGAGTCGGTGCCCGACCCGAACCGGCTGCGCTGGAACCCCCTGCCCGACCCCGCCACCGGCACCGACTTCCTCGCGGGCCTGTGGACCCTCGGCGGCAACGGCGACGCGACCCAGCGCGCGGGCATGGCCGTCCACCTCTACAGCGCCAACACCTCCATGGACCGCGTCTTCAGCGACGCCGACGGCGAACTGCTGATCGTCCCGGAGCGGGGCGGGCTGTTGCTGCGCACCGAGTTCGGGCTGCTGCACGCCGAGCCCGGACACGTCGCGCTGATCCCGCGCGGGGTGCGCTTCCGGGTGGAGCTGCTGGACGCGACCGCCCGCGGCTACGTCTGCGAGAACTACGGCGCCCCCTTCCAGCTCCCCGACCTCGGCCCGATCGGCGCCAACGGCCTCGCCAACGCGCGGGACTTCCAGGCACCGGTCGCCGCGTACGAGGACGTCGAGGGCCCGGTGGAGGTCGTCAACAAGTACTGCGGCAACCTCTGGCGGGCGACGTACGGCCACTCCCCGCTCGACGTGGTCGCCTGGCACGGCAACCATGTGCCGTACGTGTACGACCTGCGCCGCTTCAACGTCATCGGGACGATCTCGTACGACCATCCCGACCCGTCGATCTTCACGGTGCTCACCTCCCCGTCGGACACCCCGGGGCTCGCCGGGGTCGACTTCGTGGTCTTCGCGCCGCGCTGGCTGGTGGGCGAGGACACCTTCCGGCCGCCGTACTTCCACCGGAACGTGATGAGCGAGTACATGGGCCTGATCGAGGGCGCCTACGACGCGAAGGCGGAGGGCTTCGTGCCGGGCGGCGGCTCGCTGCACAACATGATGTCGGCGCACGGCCCGGACCGGGAGACGTTCGACAGGGCGAGCGCCGCGGAGCTGCGGCCGCAGAAGATCGACGACGGGCTCGCGTTCATGTTCGAGACGCGCTGGCCGGTGACGCTGACCCCGCACGCGGCGGGGGCGGACCACCTCCAGCACGGCTACGACGACGTGTGGCAGGGCCTCGAACGCCACTTCCGCCCCTTGCACTGA
- a CDS encoding TetR/AcrR family transcriptional regulator has translation MKPVPHATSLRRAPVQRRSAERLTRILDACADLLDEVGYDALSTRAVAQRAGVPIGSVYRFFGNKRQMADALAQRNLERYAERVTERLAADDVRDWRTAMDAVLDEYLLMKRTAPGFSLVDFGNQIPVGARRAEPNHRVADRLTELLSTYVGRTPDEDLRRVFLVAVETADTLVHLAFRVSPEGDERIIEEARELLRAYLARVLD, from the coding sequence ATGAAGCCCGTGCCCCACGCGACCTCGCTCCGCCGCGCGCCCGTACAGCGGCGCAGTGCCGAACGGCTCACCAGGATCCTCGACGCCTGCGCCGACCTCCTCGACGAGGTCGGCTACGACGCCCTGAGCACCCGCGCGGTCGCCCAGCGCGCCGGTGTCCCGATCGGCTCGGTCTACCGCTTCTTCGGCAACAAGCGCCAGATGGCCGACGCCCTGGCCCAGCGCAACCTCGAGCGGTACGCCGAGCGCGTCACCGAGCGCCTGGCGGCCGACGACGTCCGCGACTGGCGCACCGCCATGGACGCCGTACTCGACGAGTACCTGCTGATGAAGCGGACCGCGCCCGGATTCTCCCTGGTCGACTTCGGCAACCAGATACCCGTCGGCGCCCGCCGCGCCGAGCCCAACCACCGCGTGGCGGACCGCCTCACCGAACTCCTGTCCACCTACGTGGGCCGCACCCCCGACGAAGACCTCCGCCGCGTCTTCCTCGTCGCCGTGGAGACCGCCGACACCCTGGTCCACCTCGCCTTCCGCGTCTCCCCGGAGGGCGACGAACGCATCATCGAGGAGGCGCGTGAACTGCTGCGCGCCTATCTCGCACGCGTCCTGGACTGA
- a CDS encoding alpha/beta fold hydrolase, which yields MARVVCIHGVGQQYAGERQLHKTWHPALADGLLRAGTSAELPADDMRCVFYGDLFRPPGRTLAVQDPPLTAADVEEGFETDLLLALWAEAARQDEAVLPPDARTLTRTPAGVQRALNALSRSRFFAGIALRGLVLDLKQVRAYLCDPAVRAAVQQRVSATVTDRTRVIVGHSLGSVVAYEALCAHPEWPVRALLTLGSPLGIRNLVHDRLPEPGAWPGGVGAWTNIADEGDVVALVKDLRPLFGDRVECHVVHNGSAAHDATRYLSTPQAGRAVTDGCGLD from the coding sequence ATGGCTCGGGTGGTCTGCATTCACGGGGTCGGCCAGCAGTACGCCGGGGAACGGCAGTTGCACAAGACATGGCACCCCGCGCTGGCGGACGGCCTGCTGCGCGCCGGCACTTCGGCCGAACTCCCCGCGGACGACATGCGCTGCGTCTTCTACGGCGACCTGTTCCGCCCGCCCGGCCGCACCCTCGCAGTCCAGGACCCTCCCCTCACCGCGGCCGACGTCGAAGAGGGCTTCGAGACCGACCTCCTGCTGGCCTTGTGGGCCGAGGCAGCCCGCCAGGACGAGGCGGTCCTGCCCCCCGACGCCCGGACCCTGACCCGCACCCCCGCCGGCGTCCAGCGCGCCCTCAACGCCCTCAGCCGCTCCCGCTTCTTCGCCGGGATCGCCCTGCGCGGCCTGGTCCTCGACCTCAAGCAGGTCCGCGCCTACCTGTGCGACCCCGCAGTGAGGGCCGCCGTACAGCAGCGCGTCAGTGCCACCGTGACCGACCGCACCCGGGTCATCGTCGGCCACTCACTCGGCAGCGTCGTCGCCTACGAGGCGCTGTGCGCCCACCCCGAGTGGCCGGTGCGCGCCTTGCTGACCCTGGGCTCACCACTCGGCATCCGCAACCTCGTCCACGACCGCCTGCCCGAGCCCGGCGCCTGGCCCGGCGGGGTCGGCGCGTGGACGAACATCGCGGACGAGGGCGATGTGGTGGCCCTGGTGAAGGACCTGCGCCCGCTGTTCGGCGACCGGGTGGAGTGCCACGTCGTCCACAACGGCAGCGCCGCCCACGACGCGACCCGCTACCTCAGCACCCCGCAGGCGGGCCGGGCGGTGACCGATGGATGCGGTCTCGACTGA